From the genome of Ziziphus jujuba cultivar Dongzao chromosome 6, ASM3175591v1, one region includes:
- the LOC125419057 gene encoding protein RGF1 INDUCIBLE TRANSCRIPTION FACTOR 1-like, whose amino-acid sequence MGAGGPDEEDNRWPPWLKPLLKESFFVQCKLHADSHKSECNMYCLDCMNGSLCSLCLAYHKDHRAIQIRRSSYHDVIRVNEIQKVLDISGVQTYIINSARVVFLNERPQPRPGKGVTNTCEVCERSLLDSFRFCSLGCKITGTSKNFQRRKKQLTAMASDSEDSYSSSSHGRSRSSNNKVQSFTPSTPPPTSVNYRNAKRRKGIPHRAPMGGLIIEY is encoded by the exons atg GGTGCTGGAGGTCCTGATGAGGAAGACAACAGGTGGCCGCCATGGCTGAAACCTCTGCTGAAAGAGAGCTTCTTTGTTCAATGCAAGTTACATGCTGATTCCCACAAGAGTGAATGCAACATGTACTGCTTGGATTGCATGAATGGTTCTCTCTGCTCTCTCTGCCTCGCCTATCACAAAGACCACCGTGCTATTCAG ATTAGGAGGTCCTCCTACCATGATGTGATCAGGGTTAATGAGATTCAGAAGGTTTTGGACATCAGTGGCGTTCAGACCTACATTATCAACAGCGCCAGAGTCGTCTTTTTGAACGAACGGCCTCAGCCTAGGCCTGGTAAAGGTGTCACCAACACCTGTGAAGTCTGCGAGCGTAGTCTCCTTGATTCCTTCAGATTTTGCTCTCTTGGTTGCAAG ATTACTGGAACCTCAAAGAATTTTCAAAGGAGGAAGAAGCAATTGACGGCAATGGCATCGGATTCAGAGGATTCATACAGTAGCAGCAGCCATGGAAGGTCAAGGAGCAGCAACAACAAGGTCCAGAGCTTCACACCATCAACACCGCCTCCTACTTCTGTTAATTACAGAAATGCCAAGCGAAGAAAGGGGATTCCTCACCGAGCTCCAATGGGAGGGCTAATCATagaatattag